The genomic region CAGGACGGCAAGGTCGCCTCCGCCAAGATCATCGACGGCGAGCAGCGCGTGGACCTCACGCTCGCGAGCGCCGACGGCGACAACGGCACCATGGTGCAGTTCAACTACGTCGCGCAGCGCGGCGGCGAGATCGTCTCCGCCATCACGGCCGCGAACCCCGCCGAGGGCTTCGACGACCAGGTGCCGCAGCCGAGCTGGCTGCTCTCGGCGTTCAGCATCCTGCTGCCGCTCCTGCTCATCGGCTTCTTCATCTGGATCATGTTCTCCGGCATGCAGGGCGGCGGGAACCGCGTCATGCAGTTCGGCAAGTCGAAGGCGAAGCTCGCCTCCAAGGACTCCCCGAAGGTGACGTTCGCCGACGTCGCCGGGTCGGACGAGGCCATCGAGGAGCTCGAGGAGATCAAGGACTTCCTCAAGGAGCCCGCCAAGTTCCAGGCCGTCGGCGCCCGCATCCCCAAGGGCGTGCTGCTCTACGGCCCTCCCGGCACCGGCAAGACCCTGCTCGCTCGCGCCGTCGCGGGCGAGGCGGGCGTGCCCTTCTACTCGATCTCCGGATCCGACTTCGTCGAGATGTTCGTGGGCGTCGGCGCGAGCCGCGTGCGCGACCTGTTCGAGCAGGCCAAGCAGAACGCGCCGGCCATCATCTTCGTCGACGAGATCGACGCGGTCGGCCGCCACCGCGGCGCCGGCGTCGGCGGCGGCAACGACGAGCGCGAGCAGACCCTCAACCAGCTCCTGGTGGAGATGGACGGCTTCGACGTCAAGACCAACGTCATCCTCATCGCGGCCACCAACCGGCCCGACGTGCTCGACCCCGCGCTCCTGCGCCCCGGCCGCTTCGACCGCCAGATCGGCGTCGACGCCCCGGACCTGCAGGGCCGCAAGCAGATCCTCGAGGTGCACGGGCGCGGCAAGCCGCTCGCCGCGGGCGTCGACCTCGAGGTCCTGGCGCGGAAGACGCCCGGCTTCACGGGAGCCGACCTCGCCAACGTCCTCAACGAGGCCGCGCTCCTCACCGCGCGCTCCAACGCGCAGCTCATCGACGACCGCGCGCTCGACGAGGCCGTCGACCGCGTGATGGCCGGCCCCCAGCGCCGCAGCCGCATCATGCGCGACCACGAGAAGCTCATCACCGCGTACCACGAGGGCGGCCACGCGCTCGCGGCGGCGGCGATGAACAACACGGATCCCGTCACGAAGGTCACGATCCTGCCGCGCGGCCGCGCCCTCGGCTACACGATGGTGCTGCCGCTCGAGGACAAGTACTCCGTCACCCGCAACGAGCTGCTCGACCAGCTGACCTACGCCATGGGCGGCCGCGTCGCGGAGGAGATCGTGTTCCACGACCCCACCACGGGCGCGTCGAACGACATCGAGAAGGCCACGTCCACGGCCCGACGCATGGTCACCGAGTACGGCATGAGCGCCAAGGTCGGATCCGTGAAGCTCGGCTCCAGCTCGGGCGAGCCCTTCCTCGGCCGCGAGCTCGGCGGCGGACGCGACTACTCGGAGGACATGGCCCTCACGGTCGACGCCGAGGTGCGGAAGCTCCTCGACGGCGCGCACGACGAGGCGTGGCAGGTCATCAACGACAACCGCGACGTGCTCGACCGCCTCGCCACCGAGCTGCTCGAGAAGGAGACGCTCGACCACGACCAGCTCGCGGCGATCTTCGCGGACGTCAAGAAGCTGCCGCCGCGCCCGCAGTGGCTCTCGAGCGACAAGCGCCCGCTGTCCGACCTGCCTCCCGTGCCCATGCCGCAGAAGGCGCCCATCGACCAGGGCGTCGTCGACGGCGCGGTCGACTCGGAGCCGCCGGTCGGCAAGCCGAAGCGCTCGCCCTTCCCGCGTCCCGCGACGGCCTGATCCGGTGGGCGTCGACCGGGCGCGCATCGAGGCGGCCGTGGCCGAGCTGATCCTCGCCATCGGCGAGGACCCGGGCCGGGAAGGCCTCGCGACCACCCCGGCGCGGGTCGCCGAGGCGTACGGCGAGTTCTTCGCGGGCGTGGGCACGGATCCGCTCCGCCACCTGCGCGAGACCTTCCCGCTGCCGGAGACGGACGCGGCGCCGCAGCCCGTGATCGTCACGGGCATCGCGTTCCGCTCCATCTGCGAGCACCACCTGCTGCCCTTCACCGGCGTCGCGCACCTGGCCTACGTGCCGGGGGAGCGGATCGTCGGCCTCGGCCGGCTGCCGCGCGTGGTCGACGACCTCGCCTCCCGCCCGCAGATGCAGGAGCGGCTGGGGGAGCAGATCGCCGAGGCCCTCGAGCACGGTCTCGGGGCGCGCGGCGTGGCCGTCATCCTCGACGCCACGCACGGCTGCGTCACCGCGCGTGGCACCCGCCAGGCCGGCAGCACGACCATCACCATCGCGGCGCGCGGATCCCTCGCCGAGCCCGCGGCGCGCGCCGAGGTGCTCGCGCTGCTGCCCGCCTCGGGCGGCCGAGCGTGACCGTGGGCGCCCCCCGCACGCTCGTGATGGGGATCCTCAACGCGACGCCCGACTCCTTCAGCGACGGCGGCCGGCACCTCGCGCTCGACGACGCCCTCGCGCACGCCCGGCAGATGGTCGCGGCGGGCGCCGAGCTCGTGGACGTGGGCGGGGAGTCCACCCGCCCGGGCGCGCTCCGCGTCGACGCCGACGAGGAGCTCGCGCGGGTGCTCCCCGTGATCCGGGAGCTCGCCGCCGAGGGGATCGCCGTGAGCGTCGACACCATGCGCGCCGCGACCGCCGAGGCGTGCGTCGCGGCGGGGGCGCGGATCGTCAACGACGTGTCCGGGGGCCTCGCGGATCCGCGGATGGCCGCGGTCGTCGCGGGCGCCGGCGTCGACTACGTGGCCATGCACTGGCGCGGGCACAGCGACACCATGGCGGCGCGAGCGACCTACGCCGACACGGTCGGCGAGGTGCGCGACGAGCTCGCCGCCCGCGTCGACGCCCTCGTGGCCGCCGGGGTGGATCCCGCCCGCATCGCCGTCGACCCCGGCCTCGGCTTCGCGAAGGACGCCGCGCACGACTGGCAGCTCCTCGGCGCCCTCGACGCGTTCACGGGCCTCGGCCACCGCGTGCTCGTGGGCGCCTCCCGCAAGCGCTTCCTCGGGCGGCTGCTGCCGGACGGCGCTGCCGTCGAGGAGCGCGACGTGCCGACCGCGGTCGTCAGCGCCCTGTCCGCGCGCGCCGGGGCGTGGGCCGTCCGCGTGCACGACGTCACCTCCACCCGCGCCGCGCTCGCGGTCGAGGAGGCGTGGGCGCGGGGGCGCGCCGAGGCCGTCGCCGCCGCATCCGCCGGGCCGTCGGCCGCCGCCGGTCTGTCAGAGTAGGAGCATGAGCGCCGTGAGCCAGGACCGTGTCGTCGTCTCCCCGCAGGCGGTGCTCGTGCGCATCGCGGTCGCCGCGCTCATCGCCTCCGTGATCCTCGGTGCCGGGCTCACCTTCCCGGCCGACATCGCCGCCGGCGCGGGCGCGGGAGTGGTGATCGCCAAGGTCGTGGCCGTGGTGCTCGGGCTGCTCGGATCCCTCGGCGCCGCCTACGCGTCCGTCGTGCTGCTGTCGCCCGTCCTCACCACGATCGGCGCCGCGCTGTGGCCGGTCGCCGTCGCGCTGCTCGGCACGGCGCTCGGGATCGTCGGCGCGCTGCCGTTCTCCTCCGCCGCGGTCGAGGGCGACGCGTCGAACGCCGTCCTCGGGCTCGTGGCGGCGGTGCTCGCCGTGCTCGGGATCGCCGCGGCCATCGGGTGGGCCGTCGTCCAGCGCCGCGTCGCACGGCTCGCGGCCACCGCCCGCCGGGTCACCGAGACCGGCCGCCGCACCTCCGCGATCGTGACCGCCGTGCAGCGCCTCGACGGATCCGGCGACGCCGTCCGCGCGCGCCTCACCGTCGCGTTCACCGACGGCGAGGGCCGCGACCACCACGTCACGCGCACCGTCACCACGGCCGACCGGCTGCTCCCCGCCGTCGGCGGCAAGCTGCCCCTCTGGTACGACCCGGCCGACCCGGGCGACCTCCTGTCCATCGTCGTGGGCCGCTCATGGTGACGCCCGTCCCCGCCGACCGCATCCTGCTCACCGGCCTCCGCGTGCACGCCCACCACGGCGTGTTCGCCGAGGAGCGCCGCGACGGCCAGCCGTTCGTGATCGACCTCGAGGTCGCGCTCGACCTCGCGCCCGCCGGCGTCAGCGACGAGCTGGGCCGCACGCTGCACTACGGCGAGCTGGCCGAGGAGGTCGCCGCGGCGGTCGGGCGGGATCCCGTCGACCTCATCGAGACCGTCGCCGAGCGCGTCGCGGCCGTCGTGCTCGCGCATCCCGTCGCCCGGTCGGTGCGCGTCACCGTGCACAAGCCGGACGCGCCCATCTCCGTGCCGTTCGACGACGTGGCCGTCGTGATCGAGCGGGCGTCCGCGCTGCCGGCGCCGGGGGAGACCGTGCGCGCGGTCGTGGCCGTGGGATCCAACCTCGGCGACCGGCGGGCGACCATCGAGCGCGCGCTGGCGGGCATCGACGAGGTGCCCGGCCTCCGCGTCGTGCGCACGTCGGATCTCGTGGAGTCCGTCGCCGTGACCGCCGACGGGGAGGACCCGACGAAGCCCGGCTACCTCAACGGCGTCGCGCTGGTGGACTCCGGGCTCGGCCCGCACGCGCTGCTGGACGCGCTGTCCGCGATCGAGCGCGACCTCGGCCGCGTGCGCGCCGAGCGCTGGGGCGACCGCACGATCGACCTCGACGTCGTCGCGTACGGCGACGCGCGGATCCACGACGAGCGCCTCACGCTCCCGCACCCGCGCGCCGCCGAGCGCGCCTTCGTGCTCGGACCCTGGCTGCAGGCGCATCCCGACGCGGAGCTGCCCGGCCGAGGCCGCGTCGACGCGCTGCTCGCGGCGCTCGCGCAGGCCGCCTCCGCCGACGACGACCGCGCGGAGGCGACCCCGTGACCCGCACGCGCTCCACCACCCTCATCGCCCTGCTCATCGCGGGCGCGGCCGTCGGCTGGTTCGCCGAGAACGCGCTCGTCGTGAGCGGACGCGCGCTCCTGATCCCGCCGCTCACGCTCGGCGCGACGCTCCTCATCGTCGGGATCGTGCTGCTCGCGCTCGCCCGCCCCATCCGCCGCTCGACGCTCGGCCGCACGCCCGGCCGCGTCGATCCCTTCCGCGCCACGCGCGTGGTGCTCCTCGCCAAGGCGTCGGCGCTCGCGGGCGCGCTGCTCACCGGGATCACCGGGGGAGTGCTGGCCTTCGTGCTGGCCCGGCCCGTGCTGCCCGGCGCGTCCTCGGTCGGGCTCGCGGTGGCCGGTACGGTGGGAGCCGTCGTCCTCCTCGTCGCCGGGCTGGTCGCCGAGCACTGGTGCACGGTCCCGCCCGACGACCGGGACGACTCGCGCCCCGGGGATCCGGCGCGCGAGCTCTCGTAGGACCCCGTGGCACCACCGTTCGCGGGCCCCACCGCACCCCGAGGAGCCCCGTGACCCCGAACGTCGACCCGCACGGCGTCACCTGGCGCCGCGTCTCCCCGCGTCTCGTCGGCGTCGAGCTGGTGGGCGGGGTCATCACCGCCCTCGTGCTCGGCGGCGTCGCGGCGTTCCTCTTCGCGGTCGACGCACCGCGCTGGCTGCCGATCGTGCTGGGTGCCGCCGCGCTCGTCGAGCTGGTCGTGACGCTCGTCGTCGTCCCGCGCCGCGTGCGGGCGATGGGATACCAGCTGCGCGAGGACGACCTCGTGTTCCGCCGCGGCATCATGTGGACGCGCGTCGTCGCCGTGCCGTACGGGCGGATGCAGCTCGTCGACATCACGCGCGGCCCCGTCGGCCGCGTGCTCGGCCTCGCCGACCTCAAGCTCGTCACCGCGGCGGCCGCGGCCAGCATCCAGATCCCCGGGCTCACGAACGCCGACGCCGAGGAGCTGCGCGACCGGCTCGTCGCCCTCGCCGAGACGCGCCGGGCCGGGCTGTGACCGACCCGACCCCCGACGGCCCGACGGCCCTGCCGTCCGGCGCGGCAGCCGGGGCCGTCCCCGCCGCCGAGGCGCGGATCGCGGAGGAGCTCACCGACGGCGACTGGCACCGCCTCCACCCGGCCACCCCCGTGCTCCGCGGCGGGGTCCTCTTCCTCGTCGCGATCGGCTTCCTCGTCTCGTCGCTGCGCGAGCAGCTCGTGGAGCAGTTCGTGCCCGGCCAGCGGCGGGACGGCGAGCAGGACCTCATCCCGATGCTCGTGGAGACCGGCAGCCTCGTCTGGGTGGTCCTCGCCCTCCTCGCGTTCACGCTCCTCGCGGTCGGCGTCTCCTACCTCTCGTGGCGCATGCACACGTTCCGCGTGACGGAGGAGACCGTCGAGGTGCGCAGCGGGATCCTCTCCCGCACGAACAGGCGGGCACGGCTCGACCGGATCCAGGGCGTCAACATCGTGCGCCCGCTGATCGCGCGGCTGATCGGCGCGGCCAAGCTCGAGATCCAGGTCGCGGGCAACGACGCCAACCTGCCGCTGCAGTACCTCCGCTCGCGCGACGCCGACGCCTTCCGCCTGCGAGTGCTGCGGCTCGCGTCCGGCGCGCGGGCCGAGGCGGCGGGATCCGCGCCCGCCGCCCCCGGCGCTCCCGCCCGCGGCTTCGTCGGCTCCCGGGTGGACGACTTCCTCGCCCCCGAGCTCGACCCGGATGCCGCCCCGCCGCAGTCGGTCGTGCGCATCCCCCTCCCGCGCCTGGTCGGCGCGGTGCTGCTCTCGGCGCCCACGGTGGTGCTCGTGCTGTTCGTCGCGGTCGGGATCCCGCTCATCGTGCGCTTCGAGGCCTGGTACCTGCTCGTGCCGCTGCTGCCGACGCTGCTGGGATCCGCCGGCTTCTTCGTGCGCCGCATCACGCGCTCGCTCCGCTACAGCGTCGCCGGCACGCCCGATGGCGTCCGGGTCGGGTTCGGCCTGCTGTCCACGAGCAACGACACCATCCCGCCCGGCCGGATCCACGCGGTCGAGGTCGTGCAGCCGCTGCTCTGGCGCGCGGCCGGCTGGTGGGAGATCCGCATCACGCGCGCCTCGCACTCCTCGTCGCCGGGCGCCGCCGGCCAGCAGAACACGTCGATCCTCCCCGTGGGCGACCGCCGGGACGTCGACCGCGTGCTCGGCCTCGTGCTGCCCGACCTCGTGGGCGACCAGGCGCTCGCGCTCGTCGCCGTGGGCATGACCGGCCGCGGGGGAGCCGACGACGGCTTCATCACGTCGCCGCGTCGGGCGCGGATCCTCAAGCCCTTCTCTTGGCGCCGCACCGGCTTCGCGGTCGACGCATCCGCCTTCCTCGTGCGCCGCGGCGTGATGTGGCGCCGCCTCGTCATCGTGCCGCACGCCCGGACGCAGGGCGTCGACCTCACGCAGGGCCCGATCGACCGCCGCCTCGACCTCGTGTCGGTGCGCGCCGCGACCGTCGCGGGCCCCGTGGACACGCGGCTCGGCGCCATCGACCGCGCCACGGGCATCGAGCTGTCGACCCGGCTGGTCCAGGCCGCCGTGGCGTCCGCCCGCTCCGACACGTCCGCGCACTGGGGCGCCGAGGCCGCGAGCTGGCCCGCGCCGGGAGCCGCAGCGGCCCCCGTCCCGGCACCTGAGCCCGTCCCCGCACCGGAGCCCATCCCGGAGTCGACGCCCGAGCCCGAGCCCGATCCGGCATCCGCCCCCGCCCGCGCCGACGCCCCCCGCCACCGATCCACCCCCGAGGACCCTGCATGACCGCTCCATCCCAGCGCTCCGGCCGCCTCGGCGTGGGCATCGTCGGCGCGGGCCGCGTCGGCCCCGTCCTCGGCGCAGCCCTCGCGGGCGCCGGCCACGCGATCACCGGCATCTCCGCGGTCTCGGAGGCGAGCCGCGAACGCGCGGAGGCGATGCTGCCGGGCGTCCCCGTCCTCGAGATCCCCGACCTCGTCGAGCGGAGCGAGCTCGTGATCCTCGCCGTCCCCGACGCCGAGCTCCCCGGGCTCGTCGCGGGCCTCGCCGCCACGGGCGCGTGGCAGGCCGGCCAGCTCGTCGTGCACACGTCGGCGGCGCACGGGATCCAGGTGCTCGCGCCCGCCTTCGCGTCCGGGATCATCCCGCTCGCCATCCACCCGGCGATGTCGTTCACCGGCACGAGCATGGACCTCGGCCGCATGGTCGACAGCTGGTTCGCCGTCACCGCGCCCGCGCCCGTGCTCCCCATCGCGCAGGTGCTCGTCGTCGAGATGGGCGGCGAGCCCGTCGTCGTCGAGGAGCGCGACCGCGCCGCGTACGCGGAGGCCATCTCCACCGCGACCACGTTCTCCACCGCCATCGTCGACCAGGCCGCCGGCCTCCTCGCGGGCATCGGCGTGGAGGAGCCCGGCCGCGTCCTCGGACCGCTGATCCGCTCGGCCGTCG from Clavibacter michiganensis subsp. insidiosus harbors:
- the ftsH gene encoding ATP-dependent zinc metalloprotease FtsH — translated: MNFKKLLRSPILIVVLAIVVVSVGFSLITGSGYKTITTQHGLELIQDGKVASAKIIDGEQRVDLTLASADGDNGTMVQFNYVAQRGGEIVSAITAANPAEGFDDQVPQPSWLLSAFSILLPLLLIGFFIWIMFSGMQGGGNRVMQFGKSKAKLASKDSPKVTFADVAGSDEAIEELEEIKDFLKEPAKFQAVGARIPKGVLLYGPPGTGKTLLARAVAGEAGVPFYSISGSDFVEMFVGVGASRVRDLFEQAKQNAPAIIFVDEIDAVGRHRGAGVGGGNDEREQTLNQLLVEMDGFDVKTNVILIAATNRPDVLDPALLRPGRFDRQIGVDAPDLQGRKQILEVHGRGKPLAAGVDLEVLARKTPGFTGADLANVLNEAALLTARSNAQLIDDRALDEAVDRVMAGPQRRSRIMRDHEKLITAYHEGGHALAAAAMNNTDPVTKVTILPRGRALGYTMVLPLEDKYSVTRNELLDQLTYAMGGRVAEEIVFHDPTTGASNDIEKATSTARRMVTEYGMSAKVGSVKLGSSSGEPFLGRELGGGRDYSEDMALTVDAEVRKLLDGAHDEAWQVINDNRDVLDRLATELLEKETLDHDQLAAIFADVKKLPPRPQWLSSDKRPLSDLPPVPMPQKAPIDQGVVDGAVDSEPPVGKPKRSPFPRPATA
- the folE gene encoding GTP cyclohydrolase I, with the protein product MGVDRARIEAAVAELILAIGEDPGREGLATTPARVAEAYGEFFAGVGTDPLRHLRETFPLPETDAAPQPVIVTGIAFRSICEHHLLPFTGVAHLAYVPGERIVGLGRLPRVVDDLASRPQMQERLGEQIAEALEHGLGARGVAVILDATHGCVTARGTRQAGSTTITIAARGSLAEPAARAEVLALLPASGGRA
- the folP gene encoding dihydropteroate synthase, which codes for MTVGAPRTLVMGILNATPDSFSDGGRHLALDDALAHARQMVAAGAELVDVGGESTRPGALRVDADEELARVLPVIRELAAEGIAVSVDTMRAATAEACVAAGARIVNDVSGGLADPRMAAVVAGAGVDYVAMHWRGHSDTMAARATYADTVGEVRDELAARVDALVAAGVDPARIAVDPGLGFAKDAAHDWQLLGALDAFTGLGHRVLVGASRKRFLGRLLPDGAAVEERDVPTAVVSALSARAGAWAVRVHDVTSTRAALAVEEAWARGRAEAVAAASAGPSAAAGLSE
- a CDS encoding DUF3592 domain-containing protein; the encoded protein is MSAVSQDRVVVSPQAVLVRIAVAALIASVILGAGLTFPADIAAGAGAGVVIAKVVAVVLGLLGSLGAAYASVVLLSPVLTTIGAALWPVAVALLGTALGIVGALPFSSAAVEGDASNAVLGLVAAVLAVLGIAAAIGWAVVQRRVARLAATARRVTETGRRTSAIVTAVQRLDGSGDAVRARLTVAFTDGEGRDHHVTRTVTTADRLLPAVGGKLPLWYDPADPGDLLSIVVGRSW
- the folK gene encoding 2-amino-4-hydroxy-6-hydroxymethyldihydropteridine diphosphokinase, with amino-acid sequence MVTPVPADRILLTGLRVHAHHGVFAEERRDGQPFVIDLEVALDLAPAGVSDELGRTLHYGELAEEVAAAVGRDPVDLIETVAERVAAVVLAHPVARSVRVTVHKPDAPISVPFDDVAVVIERASALPAPGETVRAVVAVGSNLGDRRATIERALAGIDEVPGLRVVRTSDLVESVAVTADGEDPTKPGYLNGVALVDSGLGPHALLDALSAIERDLGRVRAERWGDRTIDLDVVAYGDARIHDERLTLPHPRAAERAFVLGPWLQAHPDAELPGRGRVDALLAALAQAASADDDRAEATP
- a CDS encoding DUF3180 domain-containing protein, which encodes MTRTRSTTLIALLIAGAAVGWFAENALVVSGRALLIPPLTLGATLLIVGIVLLALARPIRRSTLGRTPGRVDPFRATRVVLLAKASALAGALLTGITGGVLAFVLARPVLPGASSVGLAVAGTVGAVVLLVAGLVAEHWCTVPPDDRDDSRPGDPARELS
- a CDS encoding PH domain-containing protein, with product MTPNVDPHGVTWRRVSPRLVGVELVGGVITALVLGGVAAFLFAVDAPRWLPIVLGAAALVELVVTLVVVPRRVRAMGYQLREDDLVFRRGIMWTRVVAVPYGRMQLVDITRGPVGRVLGLADLKLVTAAAAASIQIPGLTNADAEELRDRLVALAETRRAGL
- a CDS encoding PH domain-containing protein, encoding MTDPTPDGPTALPSGAAAGAVPAAEARIAEELTDGDWHRLHPATPVLRGGVLFLVAIGFLVSSLREQLVEQFVPGQRRDGEQDLIPMLVETGSLVWVVLALLAFTLLAVGVSYLSWRMHTFRVTEETVEVRSGILSRTNRRARLDRIQGVNIVRPLIARLIGAAKLEIQVAGNDANLPLQYLRSRDADAFRLRVLRLASGARAEAAGSAPAAPGAPARGFVGSRVDDFLAPELDPDAAPPQSVVRIPLPRLVGAVLLSAPTVVLVLFVAVGIPLIVRFEAWYLLVPLLPTLLGSAGFFVRRITRSLRYSVAGTPDGVRVGFGLLSTSNDTIPPGRIHAVEVVQPLLWRAAGWWEIRITRASHSSSPGAAGQQNTSILPVGDRRDVDRVLGLVLPDLVGDQALALVAVGMTGRGGADDGFITSPRRARILKPFSWRRTGFAVDASAFLVRRGVMWRRLVIVPHARTQGVDLTQGPIDRRLDLVSVRAATVAGPVDTRLGAIDRATGIELSTRLVQAAVASARSDTSAHWGAEAASWPAPGAAAAPVPAPEPVPAPEPIPESTPEPEPDPASAPARADAPRHRSTPEDPA
- a CDS encoding Rossmann-like and DUF2520 domain-containing protein — encoded protein: MTAPSQRSGRLGVGIVGAGRVGPVLGAALAGAGHAITGISAVSEASRERAEAMLPGVPVLEIPDLVERSELVILAVPDAELPGLVAGLAATGAWQAGQLVVHTSAAHGIQVLAPAFASGIIPLAIHPAMSFTGTSMDLGRMVDSWFAVTAPAPVLPIAQVLVVEMGGEPVVVEERDRAAYAEAISTATTFSTAIVDQAAGLLAGIGVEEPGRVLGPLIRSAVDDALRRSSPAGGARLTSGDVPLPTDEGHEPH